The Danio rerio strain Tuebingen ecotype United States chromosome 1, GRCz12tu, whole genome shotgun sequence genome includes a region encoding these proteins:
- the LOC141385746 gene encoding LOW QUALITY PROTEIN: general transcription factor II-I repeat domain-containing protein 2-like (The sequence of the model RefSeq protein was modified relative to this genomic sequence to represent the inferred CDS: inserted 4 bases in 3 codons; deleted 1 base in 1 codon; substituted 3 bases at 3 genomic stop codons): protein MSKRKVDAEKRGFQARWEAKYMFTEVKGKLVCLLCGNILAVMKEYNLRRHNEASQTHKDKHKNMNTEQRLXKVEELKQDLKSRQAIYRXEFIRNCMLKVCDAVFPDKRQLFSNVSLSRNTIAEQLFTHLKEQLVKRGKYFIAYSLAVDESTNTSDIAQLSIFIRGVDFSLGITXEFLALRPMHGTTTGQDLYEEVSRCVNEMELLWGKLVGLTTDGAPAMCGHRSGLVARMREEKVTDDLTTYHCIIQESCGKALKMEHVMSTITRAVNFIRERGXNHRQFKAFLGKLDTEYGDLPYHTEVQWLSQGKVLQRCFELREKICLFMESKGKDSTELRDETFLCEMALLHDITSHLNVMNLQLLGRRRVISDMYSTVKAFXTKPSLWETQMLKENLSHFPSCHTMKEKLSTAVFPSAQFADKLNILAADFRRRFADFEAQKFRFELLSNPFGVDVESAPPNLQMELIELQCNDTLKEKYERVGAAEFVRFIPDTMPHLRIQAAQTLSMFGCINLCEXPFSLINLYKTSRRSRLSDELLHSILRISSAQILTPNIDELVQKMRHHQLSDSASDK from the exons ATGTCTAAACGGAAAGTGGACGCTGAGAAGAGGGGGTTTCAAGCCAGGTGGGAGGCAAAGTACATGTTCACGGAGGTAAAAGGGAAACTTGTGTGTCTtctgtgtggaaacattttggcTGTAATGAAAGAATATAATCTAAGAAGGCACAATGAAGCGTCTCagacacacaaagacaaacataAGAATATGAACACGGAACAAAGGCTATAGAAGGTGGAAGAATTAAAACAAGATCTTAAGTCCCGACAGGCCATTTACA CAGAGTTTATCAGAAATTGTATGCTTAAAGTTTGTGACGCAGTGTTCCCAGACAAAAGGCAACTATTTTCTAATGTGAGTCTGAGCAGAAACACCATTGCTGAACAGCTTTTCACCCATCTAAAAGAACAGCTTGTG AAAAGGGGAAAATATTTCATCGCATATTCCCTTGCTGTGGATGAGAGCACCAACACATCTGACATTGCCCAGCTGTCAATTTTCATCCGTGGAGTGGACTTCAGCCTGGGCATAAC AGAGTTTTTGGCATTACGTCCTATGCATGGTACAACTACAGGACAAGATCTGTATGAAGAAGTATCCAGATGTGTAAATGAGATGGAGCTGCTGTGGGGAAAACTTGTGGGATTGACTACAGATGGAGCACCTGCGATGTGTGGGCACAGGAGTGGATTAGTTGCAAGGATGCGGGAGGAAAAAGTCACAGATGATCTGACAACTTATCACTGTATCATACAGGAGTCGTGTGGCAAAGCCTTGAAAATGGAACATGTTATGAGCACCATAACACGAGCAGTTAACTTCATCAGAGAAAGAGGTTAAAATCACCGCCAGTTCAAGGCATTTCTTGGCAAATTAGATACAGAGTATGGTGACTTGCCCTATCACACAGAGGTGCAATGGTTAAGCCAGGGAAAGGTGCTGCAAAGATGTTTCGAGCTGCGTGAGAAGATCTGTCTGTTCATGGAAAGCAAAGGGAAAGACTCAACAGAGCTCCGAGATGAAACGTTCCTGTGTGAAATGGCGCTTTTACACGACATCACGAGCCATCTGAATGTGATGAACCTGCAGCTGCTGGGACGAAGGCGTGTCATCTCCGACATGTACAGTACAGTGAAGGCGT AAACCAAGCCGAGTCTGTGGGAGACGCAGATGCTAAAAGAAAACTTGAGCCACTTTCCCAGCTGCCATACCATGAAAGAGAAGCTCTCTACCGCTGTGTTTCCGAGTGCACAGTTTGCTGATAAACTCAACATACTTGCCGCTGACTTCCGACGCCGATTTGCTGACTTTGAAGCCCAAAAATTCAGGTTTGAACTGCTCAGCAATCCTTTTGGAGTTGACGTGGAAAGCGCACCACCCAACCTACAAATGGAGTTGATTGAGCTCCAGTGCAATGACACACTGAAGGAAAAATATGAGAGAGTTGGTGCTGCTGAGTTTGTACGTTTCATCCCCGACACAATGCCCCATCTGCGCATCCAAGCTGCTCAGACGCTCTCTATGTTTGGCTGCATAAACCTGTGTGAATAACCGTTCTCTTTAATAAACCTATACAAAACATCACGCAGGAGCCGTCTTTCCGACGAGCTCCTTCACTCAATCTTGAGGATTTCCTCAGCTCAGATCCTGACCCCGAACATTGATGAACTTGTACAAAAGATGAGACACCACCAACTATCAGACTCAGCCTCAGACAAGTGA
- the zgc:172295 gene encoding glycerol kinase isoform X9, with protein sequence MDPFMSEQSLQKTSPTSDPAAMQKFSTALQAQAQTLSVHQQQLTHLTEELVKALQGLNISAQSPIESFAFNAPPSENPSAAQNPRLALPEKYGGNPAKCKGFLLQCQLFISQQPYMYTTEKSKIAFVCSLLTDKALEWATAIWQPSTPTFATFASFLQKFRTVFEHPEGGRSAGEELLTIQQGNQTAADFALQFRTLAAKTGWLDDTLKTLYRKGLNPELQTELACRDEGKTLDQFIELSILLDNLIRARKPLHSLSPLSLRPRLPANNALEPMQIGHTPLTSEERERRFQFNLCMYCGLPGHIKARCPVRPSSRSLPVSSALCSSINNQCIEVPISLTVNGTVINLTAIIDSGAAGNFMDKTFADDHNIPLFSCSSPISVLPRIHYWH encoded by the coding sequence ATGGATCCATTTATGTCTGAGCAatcgttacagaagacttcgccaacATCGGATCCCGCAGCCATGCAAAAGTTTTCTACGGCACTTCAAGCTCAAGCCCAAACACTCTCGGTTCATCAACAACAACTCACTCACCTCACGGAGGAATTGGTAAAGGCATTACAAGGTCTGAACATCTCTGCACAGTCACCAATAGAGAGCTTTGCTTTCAACGCTCCTCCCAGCGAAAACCCCAGTGCTGCACAAAACCCACGATTGGCTCTTCCTGAGAAATATGGAGGTAATCCAGCTAAATGTAAAGGATTCCTACTGCAGTGTCAGCTATTTATCTCCCAACAGCCATATATGTACACAACGGAGAAGAGCAAAATAGCGTTTGTCTGTTCGCTACTCACCGACAAAGCCCTGGAGTGGGCTACCGCCATCTGGCAACCAAGCACCCCTACGTTCGCCACTTTTGCAAGTTTCTTGCAAAAATTCCGCACTGTGTTCGAACATCCTGAGGGAGGTCGCAGCGCTGGTGAGGAGTTGTTAACTATTCAACAAGGCAACCAAACAGCCGCCGACTTCGCTCTTCAGTTCCGCACACTGGCAGCCAAGACTGGATGGCTGGATGATACATTAAAGACACTATATCGTAAAGGTCTCAACCCAGAACTGCAAACTGAACTAGCTTGTCGTGACGAGGGAAAAACATTGGATCAATTCATTGAACTTTCTATACTCCTGGACAACCTCATACGAGCTCGTAAACCACTTCACTCTTTGTCGCCCCTCAGTCTAAGACCCAGATTACCCGCAAACAATGCTCTGGAACCCATGCAAATTGGTCACACTCCACTAACCTCCGAAGAACGGGAACGCCGATTCCAGTTCAATCTCTGCATGTACTGCGGCCTGCCAGGACATATTAAGGCCCGGTGTCCAGTGAGACCCTCCTCCAGATCGCTCCCGGTGAGTTCAGCTCTCTGTTCCTCTATAAATAACCAATGCATAGAAGTTCCCATTTCCCTGACTGTCAATGGTACTGTAATTAATTTGACCGCTATAATCGATTCAGGCGCCGCAGGTAATTTTATGGATAAAACGTTTGCTGATGACCACAACATCCCCTTATTCTCTTGTTCTTCTCCCATTTCAGTCCTTCCTAGGATACATTATTGGCACTGA